aaataattttaaattttaaaaagatgccGTGCTGTTATGTGTCCACGGGATAGGAGGAGATGAGGCCACCGACCACCATCCTCCCGACGGTGTCCAGCGCCGAGAGCGACCAACATCACTCTCAAGCATTCAAAAACCAGAGTAGAAACCACTTCACGCATGTCATTAGTGCCATTCTCTttcagcaaaaagaaaaaagaaagactcAACGCAACTAGGAAGAAGATGGGAGATATGTAGAATAAGAATCTAAACTTTTAGTTGGTAATCGGCTGAAGTATCATTACAggaaatataaatcaattaacaacaacgaaaatcaaattaagaaaaaaaaacaagagaaccCAATTAACGCAATACAAGACATCAGGGCAGACCATGAAACAGATATTCATGCTTCAGACAGTGAAACAGGTTATGGGGGTGATCAGCTATgtaaaaagggaaaataaaggAGATATCTTTAGCATTATTTGGCTATCCTGTGTAAATGTGAACACCAATAGCAATGAGAAAGATGGTTATGAGGCCGAAGAAGATGATGGTATGGACCAATATCGATAACCCACTTGTCTGCAAGTTCCCAAACTCAACAACTCTGTTCCTCGCCGGCAACTGGAATAGCAATCCCGGACTTAAAAGCACAAACAGCACCACTGCTATCACCACTGGCCCCCAGTCTGACATCGCctccttcttttgtttttttccggGTGTTGATGTTTTATAGAAATACGACGAGCTGCAGCTCTGATATCAAACTCTCTATTAATATAGGGATGGGCGAAGGTATTTCAAGACTTGATGAATTGGGGAGGAACGAAACGAATATTTAAGTAGATTAAAAGAAGCAAAGGGAGAGCATCAGTGAAGAacaagaaatctaaaaaaaaaaaaaaaatccaattctaGCAGCAGATAATATACTCCAATGTCACATTCGGTACACTCTGGATAGATGCTGAACCAATGCACGTGGCAGCTTTATTTGTTTCGCTGCTTCtagttaaagattttttttttttttagtttgttaaaaataatggaagaatgacatagattaaaaaaactatatgataAATAGCAcagttttaataaaatcatgttttaaaatattagttttgtacatcattgttatttttaataacaattgtttattcatattttagaatatatgtt
This region of Populus alba chromosome 3, ASM523922v2, whole genome shotgun sequence genomic DNA includes:
- the LOC118054565 gene encoding uncharacterized protein, producing the protein MSDWGPVFMAVVLFILLTPGLLFQVPGRHRSIEFGNFQTSGASIMVHALLYFALICVFLLAVKVHLYLGYYFAYQSCSSSYFYKTSTPGKKQKKEAMSDWGPVVIAVVLFVLLSPGLLFQLPARNRVVEFGNLQTSGLSILVHTIIFFGLITIFLIAIGVHIYTG